From one Acidobacteriota bacterium genomic stretch:
- a CDS encoding efflux RND transporter permease subunit, which yields MEHSAVDQEQSFWLIRFRGPILFFLIVLSLTGIYASQRVPISVFPETNFPRVVIGVDNGVMPVEQMQVTITKPIEDAMNAVPGLVTVRSTTSRGSAEVSLFFDWGVDMFRTLQLVDAALSKTRQTLPATATITTNRLTFATFPVVGYSLTSDRLSQTQLWEIATYQLRPPLNRVPGVRTVVVQGGKVPEFHIVPNMARMQTAGVTILDLVNAVQVSNIIDSPGLYEADHQLILGLIGAQAHDADQLGRLVVKATAGGAAVRVSDVATVQQGVLPVYTTVTANDRPAVLLNITRQPSSNTVTVADAVASEVQQLKKTLPPGVRLEPFYDQSELVRESIRSVRDAILIGLVLACIILFLFLGDWTSSVVAGLVIPVTVAITILFLWIIGESFNLMTLGGLAAAIGLVIDDAIVVVENIVLHRDSGESRANAARLALREIAVPLVGSTITPVVVFLPLISVTGVTGSFFRALAITMTAALLTSLLLAVTWTPALSLILLRERGHAAGTPHEEHGRFMRKILNWHERGLAWSLDRPFALVAICAVLVFGSWLGYRSLGSDLLPEMDEGGFILDYIMPAGSSLSETNRVLSHVDRILHDMPEVESTSRRTGLQLGLAAVTEANTGDISVKLKSKRDRGIDEVIADARAQIKKTEPALDIEFTQVLQDMIGDLSNAPEPIQIKVFANDPLLLAELGPRIGDAISKIGGVVDVQNGIDNTISGPATNFQIDPSVAGRLGFTPTEVAEDATSILDGVTTTDPLIANGRPYTVRVRLGDETRKSLDTIQNVVFNSSTGKLANLGSLAQITQLPPQNEIKRENLQQLITVTGRLEGSDLGTAISKVQQTIQAMRLPPTVRIEYGGTYQEQQQSFHELLRVLLLSLALVFGVLLVEFRNFYAPTAILISSILSIAGVVFALLATRTTFNVASFMGVIMVIGIVAKNGILLLDADERYRRDGVSARDAMVHAAQRRLRPILMTATAAVCGMLPLAFALGSGSQMLQPLAIAVIGGLLISMVLSLIVTPVVYYLLTRSHSVSAEERPATMSRAS from the coding sequence ATGGAGCACAGTGCTGTTGATCAAGAGCAAAGTTTCTGGCTGATACGCTTCCGCGGCCCCATACTATTCTTTCTGATCGTCCTTTCGCTTACCGGTATCTATGCCTCGCAACGTGTTCCGATATCGGTCTTCCCCGAAACCAACTTTCCTCGTGTTGTGATCGGGGTTGACAACGGCGTGATGCCAGTCGAACAGATGCAGGTCACCATCACGAAGCCGATCGAGGATGCAATGAATGCGGTGCCGGGGCTGGTCACCGTCCGTTCCACGACAAGCCGTGGATCTGCTGAGGTGAGCCTCTTCTTCGACTGGGGCGTCGATATGTTTCGCACACTCCAGTTGGTCGATGCGGCGCTCAGCAAGACGCGCCAGACACTACCAGCTACTGCCACGATTACGACGAACCGGCTGACGTTTGCGACATTTCCCGTCGTCGGTTACAGCCTCACCTCCGACCGTTTGTCGCAGACGCAGTTGTGGGAGATTGCGACGTACCAGCTAAGGCCGCCGCTGAATCGCGTTCCCGGAGTCAGAACTGTCGTTGTGCAGGGAGGCAAGGTCCCGGAGTTTCACATCGTCCCCAACATGGCGCGTATGCAGACGGCCGGTGTCACGATCCTCGACCTGGTAAATGCCGTGCAGGTGTCGAATATCATCGATTCGCCCGGCCTCTACGAGGCAGACCACCAACTCATCCTGGGCCTTATTGGAGCGCAGGCGCACGATGCGGACCAGCTTGGCCGCCTGGTGGTGAAGGCCACAGCAGGGGGCGCGGCAGTCCGCGTCTCCGATGTAGCGACGGTCCAGCAGGGTGTGCTTCCTGTCTACACCACCGTCACTGCAAACGATCGGCCCGCAGTGCTGTTGAACATAACGCGTCAACCATCAAGCAACACCGTCACAGTGGCCGATGCGGTTGCATCTGAAGTCCAGCAACTGAAGAAGACGCTTCCGCCCGGGGTCCGCCTGGAGCCTTTCTACGACCAGTCGGAGCTTGTTCGCGAGAGCATCCGGAGTGTGCGTGACGCTATTCTGATCGGACTTGTGCTTGCCTGCATCATCCTGTTCCTGTTCCTGGGCGATTGGACATCCTCTGTGGTTGCCGGACTGGTGATTCCGGTCACCGTAGCGATCACGATCCTCTTCCTGTGGATCATCGGGGAAAGCTTCAACCTGATGACTCTGGGAGGACTTGCCGCGGCAATTGGCCTTGTTATCGACGATGCCATCGTCGTCGTCGAAAATATCGTGTTGCATCGCGACTCGGGCGAATCGCGCGCCAACGCAGCCAGGCTGGCGCTGCGAGAGATTGCTGTCCCTCTTGTGGGTTCGACCATCACTCCGGTCGTCGTCTTCCTGCCGCTGATCTCGGTCACTGGCGTGACGGGCAGTTTCTTTCGCGCGCTTGCGATTACGATGACTGCCGCGCTCCTTACATCGCTTCTTCTCGCTGTAACCTGGACGCCTGCGCTAAGTCTGATTCTGCTGCGTGAACGCGGGCATGCAGCCGGTACGCCGCATGAGGAACATGGCCGCTTTATGCGGAAGATCCTGAACTGGCATGAGCGTGGTCTTGCCTGGTCGCTCGACAGGCCGTTCGCTTTGGTTGCCATCTGCGCGGTGCTCGTTTTTGGCAGTTGGCTGGGGTATCGGTCGCTGGGTTCCGACCTGCTGCCGGAGATGGATGAGGGAGGATTCATCCTCGACTACATCATGCCGGCCGGCAGCTCCTTGAGTGAGACGAACCGCGTATTGAGCCACGTTGACCGCATTCTGCACGATATGCCTGAAGTCGAAAGCACATCGCGGCGTACAGGGCTTCAACTGGGGCTTGCGGCAGTCACTGAAGCCAACACGGGCGACATCTCCGTGAAACTCAAGAGCAAGCGAGATCGCGGTATCGACGAGGTCATCGCCGATGCGCGCGCACAAATCAAGAAGACGGAACCGGCTCTCGACATTGAATTTACCCAGGTGCTCCAGGACATGATCGGTGACTTGTCCAACGCTCCAGAGCCGATTCAGATCAAGGTGTTTGCAAACGATCCCCTCTTGTTGGCGGAGTTAGGGCCGCGCATCGGCGATGCCATCAGCAAGATCGGTGGTGTTGTCGATGTGCAGAACGGTATCGACAATACGATCAGCGGGCCGGCGACCAACTTTCAGATAGATCCCAGTGTTGCGGGCCGTCTTGGCTTTACGCCTACTGAAGTAGCGGAAGATGCCACGTCGATTCTCGATGGAGTGACGACGACGGACCCGTTGATTGCAAATGGGCGTCCATACACAGTGCGTGTGCGGCTTGGAGACGAGACCCGTAAGTCGCTGGATACGATCCAGAATGTTGTCTTCAACAGCTCCACCGGGAAGCTCGCAAACCTTGGATCGCTGGCGCAGATTACGCAGTTGCCTCCTCAAAATGAGATCAAGCGTGAGAACCTCCAGCAACTGATTACCGTGACCGGAAGGCTCGAAGGCTCCGACCTTGGCACGGCGATTTCGAAGGTGCAGCAGACGATTCAGGCGATGCGCCTGCCTCCAACCGTGCGCATTGAATATGGAGGAACCTACCAGGAGCAGCAACAATCGTTCCATGAGCTGCTGCGCGTGCTCCTGCTTTCGCTTGCCCTGGTATTCGGCGTTCTGCTGGTGGAGTTTCGTAACTTCTATGCTCCTACAGCGATCCTGATATCGTCGATTCTCTCCATTGCAGGCGTTGTCTTCGCTCTGCTGGCGACGCGCACGACCTTCAATGTCGCGTCGTTCATGGGCGTCATTATGGTGATCGGCATCGTCGCGAAAAACGGCATTCTACTGCTCGATGCCGATGAGCGCTATCGTCGCGATGGCGTCTCCGCTAGAGATGCGATGGTCCATGCCGCCCAGCGTCGTCTGCGGCCTATCCTGATGACCGCGACTGCGGCGGTGTGCGGCATGTTGCCGCTGGCGTTCGCGCTGGGTTCAGGGTCGCAGATGTTGCAGCCGCTGGCGATCGCAGTCATCGGCGGCCTGTTGATCTCGATGGTATTGAGCTTGATCGTTACGCCGGTGGTTTACTACCTGCTGACCAGATCGCATTCCGTGAGCGCAGAAGAGAGGCCCGCGACAATGTCGCGGGCCTCGTAA
- a CDS encoding YncE family protein: protein MRTFPGAVALTLLSLAVSATAQNYHVSNHWKVGGQGGWDYLLSDDAAHRLYITHNSRVEVVDSKTGKSLGAVTGLKSTHGVALNPDGKTGYISDGAGNAIVVFDRASLSIKATVPAGTNPDGITYEPTTKTVWAFNGRSKNVSVMDTASNGIIATVALPGKPEFPHADGHGAVYVNIEDKNSIVKLDAATQKIVATWPLQGCDSPSGMAIDHAHHRLFSVCDGGKMAIVDYTSGKLLGLASIGDSPDAAGFDPKNGLAFSSNGGSATLSVIDTTKPGFPTVQTLNTAKGARTMTLDSLTGRIYLVTAQFAPAPAATATMPHPRPTIVPDSFEVIVVEK from the coding sequence ATGCGCACTTTTCCGGGAGCAGTTGCTCTGACCCTCCTCTCACTTGCAGTGTCAGCCACTGCCCAGAACTACCACGTCTCCAACCACTGGAAGGTTGGCGGCCAGGGTGGCTGGGACTATTTACTGAGCGATGACGCCGCGCATCGGCTCTACATCACGCACAACTCCCGCGTCGAAGTCGTCGACAGCAAAACCGGAAAGTCCCTTGGAGCCGTAACCGGGCTAAAGAGTACACACGGCGTTGCATTAAATCCCGACGGCAAGACAGGTTACATCAGCGACGGCGCGGGAAACGCCATCGTGGTCTTCGACCGGGCAAGCCTCTCCATCAAAGCAACTGTGCCTGCGGGCACAAATCCCGATGGCATTACATATGAACCCACTACGAAAACGGTATGGGCATTCAATGGCCGCAGCAAGAACGTCTCCGTGATGGATACGGCGTCCAACGGAATCATCGCGACGGTAGCGTTACCCGGCAAGCCGGAGTTTCCGCACGCCGATGGCCATGGGGCTGTTTACGTCAACATCGAAGACAAAAATTCCATTGTGAAGCTGGATGCCGCGACACAAAAGATCGTTGCGACATGGCCGCTTCAAGGTTGCGATTCGCCATCGGGCATGGCTATCGACCATGCACACCACCGTCTGTTCTCGGTTTGCGATGGAGGAAAGATGGCGATTGTCGATTACACCTCCGGCAAGCTGCTTGGGCTGGCCTCGATCGGCGACTCGCCCGACGCAGCCGGCTTCGACCCGAAGAATGGCCTTGCCTTCTCCTCCAACGGAGGCAGCGCCACTCTGAGCGTCATCGATACAACAAAGCCCGGCTTCCCAACGGTCCAGACGTTGAATACAGCCAAGGGAGCCCGAACCATGACTCTCGATTCTTTGACAGGACGCATTTATCTCGTCACCGCTCAGTTCGCACCGGCACCTGCCGCTACAGCGACGATGCCTCATCCGCGGCCAACGATCGTTCCCGACAGCTTTGAAGTGATTGTCGTTGAGAAGTAA
- a CDS encoding efflux RND transporter periplasmic adaptor subunit, with protein MPDAKHVVVAIAFSLMLQGCKKADDTGPSTLVTVQAEHPETGAISEYIMADATLSPLAQAAISPKITAPVRKFYVQRGAKVRAGQLLAVLENRDLAAQAMDSNGQYKAAEAAYEMQTKAQVPEDYKKAELDLAQAKAQLSLQEEITAAREKLLKEGAIAGRDYDTAVAALVQARSAYDVANNHYSSLQRVSREATLQQAQGQLSSAKGKYLAAEAQVVYSEIRSPIDGVVTDRPLFPGETANSGSTLITVMDTSALLAKVHLAQTVAQRLSIGDDATVKVPGVEEPVPAKVSLISPALDPGSTTVEVWLRVENKAGKYKAGTPVRTSIVGRTVTNAVKIPLTAVLTSQDGSKSAMVVGPDSIAHKRAIQLGINDGQDIQVTQGLTNVDLVVTTGAYGLDDGTKVQIGKPDAEGGEAK; from the coding sequence ATGCCGGACGCGAAGCATGTAGTGGTTGCGATTGCGTTTTCGCTGATGTTGCAGGGCTGCAAAAAAGCGGACGATACCGGGCCGTCAACTCTTGTGACAGTGCAGGCTGAGCATCCGGAGACGGGTGCGATCTCGGAGTACATCATGGCGGATGCGACGCTTTCGCCGTTGGCGCAGGCTGCGATCTCTCCAAAGATCACAGCGCCGGTACGGAAGTTCTACGTGCAGCGCGGGGCGAAGGTGAGGGCAGGACAATTGCTGGCCGTGCTCGAGAATCGCGACCTTGCAGCGCAGGCGATGGACAGCAATGGCCAATACAAGGCAGCGGAAGCGGCTTATGAGATGCAGACGAAAGCCCAGGTTCCGGAAGACTACAAAAAGGCGGAGTTGGATCTCGCGCAAGCCAAAGCACAGCTAAGCCTTCAGGAAGAGATTACTGCCGCGCGCGAGAAGCTGCTGAAGGAAGGCGCTATTGCGGGTAGAGATTACGACACGGCTGTTGCTGCACTTGTGCAGGCGCGGTCGGCGTATGACGTTGCCAACAATCATTATTCTTCTTTGCAGCGGGTGAGCCGTGAGGCGACGCTTCAGCAGGCGCAAGGGCAACTGTCTTCTGCCAAGGGGAAGTATCTGGCCGCAGAGGCGCAGGTGGTTTACTCCGAGATTCGCAGTCCAATAGACGGCGTCGTCACAGACCGCCCTTTGTTTCCGGGAGAGACTGCCAACTCCGGCAGCACACTTATCACAGTGATGGACACCTCGGCGTTGTTGGCGAAGGTCCATCTGGCTCAAACGGTAGCTCAGCGCCTGAGCATCGGTGACGACGCAACAGTCAAGGTGCCAGGTGTCGAGGAGCCGGTTCCGGCGAAGGTATCGTTGATCAGCCCGGCGCTAGACCCTGGCAGTACTACGGTGGAGGTGTGGCTTCGGGTTGAGAACAAGGCTGGAAAGTACAAGGCCGGTACTCCGGTGCGGACATCGATCGTTGGCCGTACCGTTACTAACGCAGTCAAGATTCCTTTGACCGCTGTTCTGACCAGTCAGGATGGATCGAAGTCTGCGATGGTAGTTGGTCCCGACAGCATCGCCCACAAGAGGGCCATCCAACTCGGCATCAATGACGGTCAGGACATCCAGGTGACGCAAGGGCTGACGAACGTCGACCTGGTTGTTACTACAGGGGCTTATGGGCTGGACGATGGTACGAAGGTGCAGATTGGCAAACCCGATGCAGAAGGCGGGGAGGCCAAATAA